One part of the Polyangiaceae bacterium genome encodes these proteins:
- a CDS encoding MBL fold metallo-hydrolase: protein MAVGVQFWGVRGSIACPSPQHVVFGGNTSCIEVFCGEHRLVLDAGTGIRGLGRAFMESGVKRAHILLTHTHWDHINGFPFFEPGFQAGHHFEIMAGHLGPGGLREVFAGQMAQPTFPVPLDAMKATLSFSDFHAGDTFTLENDLKIRTVPLNHPNGATGYRIEGNGKSVCYVTDTEHIPGQPDQNVLSLIEGADLVIYDSTYTDDEFPAKVGWGHSTWQEAVRLCTQADVKKLAIFHHDPEHEDDFMRRVEADARAMWDGATVAREGMRLTFG, encoded by the coding sequence ATGGCGGTTGGAGTTCAGTTCTGGGGGGTGCGCGGGAGCATCGCGTGCCCCTCGCCACAGCATGTCGTGTTCGGTGGGAACACCAGCTGTATCGAAGTGTTCTGCGGAGAGCACCGGTTGGTGCTGGATGCCGGCACGGGGATCCGTGGTCTCGGCCGTGCATTCATGGAGAGCGGCGTCAAGCGCGCTCACATCCTGTTGACCCACACCCACTGGGATCACATCAACGGCTTCCCGTTCTTCGAGCCTGGGTTTCAGGCGGGGCACCATTTCGAGATCATGGCGGGTCACTTGGGGCCCGGGGGGCTGCGTGAGGTCTTCGCCGGGCAGATGGCGCAGCCCACCTTCCCGGTGCCCCTCGATGCGATGAAGGCCACCCTCTCGTTTTCGGACTTTCACGCCGGTGATACCTTCACCCTCGAGAACGACCTCAAGATCCGCACGGTACCGTTGAACCACCCCAACGGGGCGACGGGTTACCGCATCGAGGGCAACGGCAAGAGCGTCTGCTACGTCACCGACACCGAGCACATCCCCGGGCAGCCCGATCAGAACGTACTGAGCTTGATCGAGGGTGCTGATCTGGTGATCTACGACTCGACCTACACCGACGACGAGTTTCCCGCCAAGGTGGGCTGGGGTCACTCGACTTGGCAGGAGGCGGTTCGCCTCTGCACCCAAGCGGACGTGAAAAAGCTCGCCATCTTCCATCACGATCCCGAGCACGAAGACGACTTCATGCGCCGCGTCGAAGCGGACGCTCGGGCGATGTGGGATGGCGCGACGGTGGCCCGCGAAGGCATGCGCCTGACCTTCGGCTAG
- a CDS encoding Ig-like domain-containing protein — protein sequence MATAFPCGSIARRVGLLCALGSALLSAPAGAQGVPNLSYQPAEIGTVLSRIDSNLGAPRGHGNVMIHRGYLTVIFSRDSGKGDGGFAFFDISDPRAPQLVFAKDDDETEDIRESHGYGVVRFEGRDLFFMQASFGLQVWDFTDVTAPFRVNYLKLPGITDSDYGTGAWFAFPQWPYLYLGGSSNGLYVIDIHDPAAPFLVDRGEFPNPIPPTLLGDFKTGPVYAAGNLLTITGMDQPGYATLDIGRPEQPLLLTTRRDGLDSIYSGLFNGGFLYGAGTQNRVTVHDVRDPLKILDYSKSPEVSGRGGYLSVQDGRVHCGESEHFVVVDFNDPKAPKILLDATSGVEGRDEDFATTIGNLTIVSDDHGNGSFIIPHDTAPDTTPPRVNFLSPANGSVGQSLDLRVGLTFSDAIDFQSVDEGSVSLRVAGGAAVPGYFSYQAGVLNFGPKAPLTPNTTYEIEVPVGGVRDVAGNPIAEPLVAIFSTGQLAENPGCKLSSAGPTELGKDTELAVEAAGDAFAWDFGDGSGASAPEASKSATHRFAAPGHYSVIAYAYTGGALTTTCTLTQTVHRPVKGRAPKSGSIVFDPARERVWSVNKDQSTLSVLDAKQNSLLKELAVAPEPRALALGASADGSKSEVWVVSDEGRSLQVFDAESLESVAELKFPWGSRPSGVLLPESGPGFVTLRGTGEVVSIDRATHERSASLGLPAEPFGLALDPEGQRLFVSHFISPQTHGLLSVIQLPGFELGEPLELAEDLGPDTESSSRGVPNYLRALALSPDRTDLWLVGKKDNTSRGWWRDGEALTHESTVRSIALRIDSSTLTEDPTRRLDLDDRNLPSAVELSPLGDIAFVATEGSNTIEVLDAYSGRRISSIDHATQAPEGLWLDERTSRLYVQGFLSRSVAVYDVSLLINSGSNRAELISEVPTTTSEALAPDVLAGKRIFYDSSDIRMSRDNYLSCATCHLDGEHDGRVWDFTNRGEGLRNTTTLRGKRGGQGRLHWSGNFDEVQDFEHDIRGAFGGLGFMQDSDFEAGRDTPLGEKKAGVSQELDQLSAYLESLEKVPDSPFRTEYGSMSKLAKQGQRLFDRLECGSCHSGEAFTNSGDDTLYDVGTLSPSSGQRLGDTLTGVDTPTLLGLWTTAPYLHDGSAQTLDEVLERAAKSGKHGDIQSLSADERKALVQYLLELDQSEAEPQPEAAPEDSGCACHVTSRNRPGLGVSLTGLLLGLLLGRRRRSGRRR from the coding sequence GTGGCGACGGCTTTCCCCTGTGGCTCGATCGCGCGACGCGTCGGCCTTCTGTGTGCGCTGGGCAGCGCTTTGCTGAGCGCGCCAGCGGGCGCTCAAGGTGTTCCCAATCTCAGCTACCAGCCGGCTGAGATCGGGACGGTGCTTTCACGCATCGACTCGAACCTGGGCGCGCCCCGAGGTCACGGCAACGTGATGATCCACCGCGGCTACCTGACGGTGATCTTCAGCCGCGACTCGGGCAAAGGAGACGGTGGCTTCGCCTTCTTCGACATTTCCGACCCGCGCGCACCGCAGTTGGTGTTTGCGAAGGACGACGACGAGACCGAGGACATCCGCGAGTCCCACGGCTACGGCGTGGTGCGCTTCGAGGGGCGCGATCTGTTTTTCATGCAGGCGAGCTTCGGCCTCCAGGTGTGGGACTTCACCGATGTGACCGCGCCCTTTCGCGTGAACTACCTGAAGCTTCCGGGCATCACCGACTCGGACTACGGCACTGGCGCTTGGTTCGCTTTTCCACAGTGGCCGTACCTGTACCTCGGAGGCAGCAGCAACGGGCTCTACGTGATCGACATCCACGATCCCGCTGCGCCTTTCCTCGTGGATCGCGGAGAGTTCCCGAATCCCATCCCGCCGACGCTGCTTGGCGACTTCAAGACTGGGCCGGTTTATGCCGCGGGGAACCTACTGACGATCACCGGCATGGACCAGCCTGGCTACGCGACGCTGGACATCGGGCGCCCGGAGCAGCCCTTGCTGCTGACCACGCGTCGCGACGGGCTCGACTCCATCTACTCCGGGCTGTTCAACGGCGGCTTCCTGTACGGCGCAGGGACACAGAACCGCGTCACGGTGCATGATGTCCGCGATCCGCTGAAGATCCTCGACTACTCCAAGTCTCCTGAAGTCAGCGGTCGTGGCGGCTACCTCAGTGTTCAAGATGGCCGGGTACACTGCGGCGAATCGGAGCACTTCGTGGTCGTCGACTTCAACGACCCGAAGGCTCCAAAGATCCTCCTCGATGCGACGAGCGGCGTCGAAGGCCGAGACGAGGACTTCGCCACGACGATCGGCAACTTGACCATCGTGAGCGACGACCACGGCAACGGCTCCTTCATCATCCCCCACGACACCGCGCCTGACACGACGCCGCCGCGGGTGAACTTCCTGAGTCCCGCGAATGGCTCCGTGGGGCAGTCCCTCGATTTGCGCGTCGGCTTGACGTTCAGTGACGCGATCGACTTTCAGAGCGTCGACGAGGGCTCTGTCAGCTTGCGCGTCGCAGGCGGCGCGGCGGTGCCCGGCTACTTCAGTTACCAAGCCGGTGTCTTGAATTTTGGCCCCAAGGCTCCCCTCACCCCGAACACGACCTACGAGATCGAAGTACCGGTGGGTGGAGTGCGCGACGTTGCAGGCAACCCAATTGCCGAGCCGTTGGTCGCTATATTTTCCACAGGGCAACTTGCTGAGAACCCAGGCTGCAAGCTCAGCTCCGCGGGCCCCACGGAGCTCGGCAAGGACACTGAGCTCGCCGTTGAGGCCGCGGGCGATGCGTTCGCCTGGGATTTCGGCGATGGGTCGGGAGCATCGGCCCCCGAGGCGAGCAAGAGCGCGACGCACCGCTTTGCGGCTCCCGGTCACTACAGCGTGATCGCCTACGCCTACACGGGCGGCGCGCTGACCACGACTTGCACGCTGACGCAGACGGTTCATCGCCCCGTGAAGGGACGGGCGCCGAAGAGCGGCAGCATCGTATTCGACCCGGCGCGTGAACGCGTCTGGAGTGTGAACAAAGATCAGAGCACGCTCAGCGTGCTCGACGCCAAACAGAACAGCTTGCTCAAGGAGCTGGCCGTCGCCCCCGAGCCGCGCGCGTTGGCGCTGGGTGCGAGCGCTGATGGCTCGAAGAGTGAAGTCTGGGTGGTGAGCGACGAAGGTCGCAGCTTGCAGGTGTTCGACGCGGAAAGCCTGGAGTCCGTGGCGGAACTCAAGTTTCCCTGGGGATCTCGACCAAGTGGAGTCCTGCTCCCGGAGAGCGGCCCTGGCTTCGTCACGTTGCGCGGCACCGGAGAGGTAGTCAGCATTGATCGCGCGACCCACGAACGGTCCGCGTCCCTCGGCTTGCCCGCTGAACCCTTTGGTTTGGCTCTGGACCCCGAGGGGCAACGCCTGTTCGTCAGTCACTTCATCTCGCCGCAGACCCACGGCTTGCTGAGCGTGATCCAGCTCCCGGGTTTCGAGCTGGGCGAGCCCTTGGAGCTCGCAGAAGATCTGGGCCCTGACACCGAGAGCAGCAGCCGTGGGGTCCCAAACTACCTGCGGGCCCTCGCCCTGAGCCCAGACCGCACGGACCTGTGGTTGGTGGGCAAGAAGGACAACACGAGTCGCGGTTGGTGGCGAGACGGCGAGGCGCTCACCCATGAATCGACCGTACGCTCCATCGCCCTGCGCATCGACTCGAGCACGCTGACGGAGGATCCGACGCGGCGCCTGGACCTCGACGACCGCAACCTGCCGAGCGCGGTCGAGTTGAGTCCCCTGGGAGATATCGCCTTCGTCGCCACCGAGGGTTCGAACACCATCGAGGTGCTCGACGCCTACTCAGGACGTCGCATCAGCTCCATCGACCACGCAACCCAGGCTCCGGAAGGACTGTGGCTCGACGAACGCACGTCGCGACTCTACGTCCAAGGTTTCCTGAGCCGCAGCGTCGCCGTCTACGACGTGAGCTTGTTGATCAACTCCGGTAGTAACCGCGCGGAACTAATCAGCGAAGTCCCGACCACCACGAGCGAAGCCCTTGCACCAGACGTGCTCGCGGGCAAGCGCATCTTCTACGACTCGAGCGACATCCGCATGAGCCGCGACAACTACCTGAGCTGCGCCACCTGCCACCTGGACGGCGAGCACGACGGGCGCGTGTGGGACTTCACGAATCGTGGTGAGGGCTTGCGCAATACCACCACGCTGCGCGGCAAGCGCGGCGGCCAGGGACGCCTACACTGGAGCGGAAACTTCGACGAGGTACAGGATTTCGAGCACGACATCCGCGGCGCCTTTGGCGGCCTGGGCTTCATGCAGGACAGCGATTTCGAGGCCGGTCGTGACACTCCGCTCGGCGAAAAGAAGGCCGGCGTGAGCCAGGAGCTCGACCAGCTGAGCGCGTATCTGGAGAGCCTCGAGAAGGTGCCTGACAGCCCGTTCCGCACGGAATATGGCAGTATGAGCAAGCTGGCCAAGCAGGGGCAACGGCTCTTCGACCGACTCGAGTGCGGATCCTGCCACTCGGGGGAGGCCTTCACCAATAGCGGAGATGACACGCTGTACGACGTGGGTACGCTCTCGCCCTCCAGCGGCCAGCGGCTCGGAGACACCTTGACCGGTGTTGACACGCCGACGCTGCTTGGTCTGTGGACCACGGCGCCCTACCTGCACGATGGCAGCGCGCAAACCTTGGATGAAGTGCTAGAGCGCGCCGCGAAGAGCGGGAAGCACGGTGACATTCAGAGCCTCAGCGCGGATGAGCGCAAGGCGCTGGTGCAGTACCTGCTCGAGCTGGACCAGAGCGAGGCGGAGCCGCAGCCAGAGGCCGCTCCTGAAGACTCCGGTTGCGCCTGCCATGTTACCTCACGGAACCGACCCGGTTTGGGGGTGAGCCTCACTGGGTTACTCCTGGGGCTACTCCTGGGACGGCGCCGCAGATCCGGGCGCAGGCGCTAG
- a CDS encoding CPBP family intramembrane metalloprotease: MLSSPVSEAVPQPASQSARVARARFTVSAFLTLTFLISGVFQWLLLRTGDPIEKHVGLVLGLMWTPGLVSLGLRLALREGFADVSFRLGGWRGVRWSLLAWVYPLVIGGAAYGLAWATGLAHFGFPARDTALSALAPSTRFFVLLALTCSVGVVLSAISAAGEEIGWRGYLLTRLIEARIPKPVLSSGLIWGFWHLPLILSGQYASGPHPMLSALLFMVSIVAAGYFVARLRLESGSVWPAILMHSAWNSIIQGAFDGATQGQGSFVGESGVFVASFSVLVALGFGRGVWKRLRSPGVPIP, encoded by the coding sequence ATGTTGAGTTCACCCGTCTCCGAGGCCGTACCTCAGCCGGCGTCACAGTCGGCGCGTGTGGCGCGCGCGCGTTTCACCGTGAGCGCATTCCTGACCCTGACGTTCCTGATCTCAGGCGTGTTTCAATGGCTGCTGCTGCGGACCGGGGATCCTATCGAGAAGCACGTTGGGCTCGTGTTGGGCCTGATGTGGACTCCTGGCCTGGTGTCGCTTGGCCTGCGCCTGGCGCTGCGCGAGGGGTTCGCGGACGTGTCCTTTCGTCTCGGTGGCTGGCGCGGCGTGCGCTGGTCGCTGCTCGCGTGGGTCTATCCGCTGGTGATTGGCGGAGCCGCCTATGGGCTGGCTTGGGCGACTGGTCTGGCCCACTTCGGCTTTCCGGCGCGGGACACTGCGCTGTCCGCGCTCGCTCCCAGCACGCGCTTCTTCGTGCTGCTAGCGCTGACGTGCTCGGTTGGCGTCGTCTTGTCAGCGATCTCGGCTGCAGGTGAGGAAATCGGCTGGCGAGGCTACTTGCTCACTCGCCTGATCGAAGCCCGGATACCGAAGCCGGTGCTGAGCAGCGGACTCATTTGGGGCTTTTGGCACCTGCCGCTGATCTTGAGCGGGCAATACGCCTCGGGGCCTCACCCCATGCTGTCTGCGCTGCTGTTCATGGTGTCGATCGTCGCCGCAGGCTACTTCGTTGCGCGGCTGCGGCTGGAGTCTGGCAGCGTGTGGCCGGCGATCTTGATGCATTCCGCGTGGAATTCAATCATCCAGGGCGCGTTCGACGGAGCCACCCAGGGCCAAGGCTCGTTCGTGGGTGAGTCGGGAGTGTTCGTGGCTAGTTTCAGCGTGCTGGTCGCCCTCGGTTTCGGGCGTGGGGTGTGGAAGCGCTTGCGTAGTCCTGGCGTGCCCATTCCGTAA
- a CDS encoding alpha/beta fold hydrolase, translated as MQVNGCELYVQDTGRGVPIVFSHGLLWSARMYNAQIAALADRYRCVAYDHRGQGRSESPHGDILDGHGISIEQVYLDAVSLIEALKLAPCHFVGLSMGGFVGQRIAARRPDLLRSLVLLETAADPEPRHNVPKYRTLNKIARFGGLSFVAGQVMPIMFGDSFLKDPKRKKQRAECERQLKNNGRGIYKAVNGVIEREDFEPELGKIEVPTLIVHGEEDRAIVRERAERLHGGIRGSEFVLLPRGGHSSTMEEPELVNAELQRFLAAH; from the coding sequence ATGCAGGTGAACGGCTGTGAGCTCTACGTGCAGGACACGGGGCGCGGAGTCCCCATCGTCTTCTCCCATGGGCTGTTGTGGTCGGCGCGCATGTACAACGCGCAGATCGCTGCGCTCGCCGATCGCTACCGCTGCGTCGCCTACGACCACCGCGGACAAGGACGCAGTGAGAGCCCCCACGGCGACATCTTGGATGGCCACGGCATCAGCATCGAACAGGTGTACCTAGACGCGGTCAGCTTGATCGAGGCGTTGAAGCTCGCGCCTTGTCACTTCGTTGGCTTGTCGATGGGTGGCTTCGTCGGACAACGCATCGCAGCGCGCAGGCCCGATCTGCTGCGTTCACTGGTGTTGCTGGAGACCGCCGCCGATCCCGAACCGAGGCACAACGTGCCGAAGTATCGCACGCTGAACAAGATCGCGCGCTTTGGCGGGCTCAGCTTCGTCGCCGGACAAGTCATGCCGATCATGTTCGGCGATAGTTTCCTCAAGGATCCAAAACGCAAGAAGCAGCGCGCCGAGTGCGAACGCCAGCTCAAGAACAACGGGCGCGGCATCTACAAGGCCGTCAATGGCGTGATCGAGCGTGAGGACTTCGAGCCGGAGCTTGGCAAGATCGAGGTACCCACGCTCATCGTGCACGGTGAAGAGGACCGCGCCATCGTTCGCGAGCGCGCGGAACGCTTGCACGGTGGCATCCGTGGGTCCGAGTTCGTGCTGCTACCTCGAGGTGGACACAGCTCGACGATGGAAGAGCCCGAGCTGGTAAACGCCGAGCTACAGCGCTTCCTCGCTGCCCACTGA
- a CDS encoding patatin-like phospholipase family protein translates to MRLVLEGGGVRAAYAAGLLQELERADVPVDAVIGSSSGAINAAFFASRQMDTAVDLWSEHVPSSRFISWRRQFTPWGAPGLGVDDMLDNVITQGKLLDLERATQGAPALFLTVTDVADAKMRLVRPNADNLIEWLRAALALPVGYNRVVEVSGRGYIDGGVSCPACFEEPIDVDVKGPVVVVLTRPMQTAKPPPVLWERLAVRLIVPRSIRDLSLNQHHLHNGVMGRLRDAVDRGEVILVDPPKGMPLSRLTRDPGKVREGVAMGRDRARALIKQLG, encoded by the coding sequence ATGCGGTTGGTGCTGGAAGGTGGCGGGGTGCGAGCGGCTTACGCGGCAGGGCTACTCCAGGAGCTGGAGCGCGCGGACGTGCCCGTGGACGCTGTGATTGGTTCCTCGTCCGGCGCTATCAATGCCGCGTTCTTCGCATCGCGTCAGATGGACACCGCCGTGGACCTCTGGTCGGAACACGTGCCCAGCTCGCGCTTCATCAGCTGGCGTCGGCAGTTCACTCCCTGGGGCGCGCCTGGGTTGGGGGTCGATGACATGCTCGACAATGTCATCACCCAGGGCAAGCTGTTGGACCTCGAGCGGGCCACTCAGGGCGCTCCTGCGCTATTCCTCACGGTAACAGACGTGGCCGATGCCAAGATGCGCTTGGTGCGCCCCAACGCGGACAACTTGATTGAGTGGCTGCGCGCCGCGTTGGCTTTGCCCGTCGGGTACAACCGCGTGGTTGAGGTGAGCGGGCGGGGCTACATCGACGGTGGCGTCAGCTGCCCTGCTTGCTTCGAAGAGCCCATTGACGTCGACGTGAAAGGGCCCGTGGTCGTTGTGCTCACCCGCCCAATGCAGACGGCGAAACCACCACCCGTGCTCTGGGAGCGCCTGGCGGTGCGTCTGATCGTGCCTCGGTCGATCCGGGATCTTTCGCTGAACCAGCACCACTTGCACAACGGCGTGATGGGCCGACTGCGAGACGCGGTGGACCGGGGGGAGGTGATCCTTGTGGATCCGCCCAAGGGGATGCCCCTTTCGCGCCTCACGCGGGATCCAGGGAAGGTGCGTGAAGGTGTGGCGATGGGACGCGACCGCGCGCGCGCTCTGATCAAGCAGCTGGGCTGA
- a CDS encoding outer membrane beta-barrel protein: MKRLATMCVCGVLVATAGAVSAEPAAETAKAPGAQDQATSDESHPNGFLRPGFGARVGGYGFRHADGEGVWDNCRMNGVGVFGTLDLNRHVFGEVGLDFYSAAPETNEQGLDRVSTHGTLGVGFRMLPDFIVSPYAELGGGVELTRIEALQDGEAVMSHSAVYPVGYIGFGLEINATDNLKLGGAFRMLATTLPVYGESQGDGSWKWNDTTVSGGGRIETQSDFAAQAQLFVRYAL, translated from the coding sequence ATGAAGCGATTGGCAACGATGTGTGTGTGCGGGGTGTTGGTGGCAACGGCTGGGGCGGTCAGCGCGGAACCCGCAGCGGAGACTGCGAAGGCGCCGGGCGCGCAGGATCAGGCAACCTCGGACGAGAGCCATCCCAACGGCTTCTTGCGACCTGGCTTTGGAGCGCGGGTTGGGGGCTACGGTTTCCGCCACGCAGACGGCGAGGGCGTTTGGGACAACTGCCGTATGAACGGGGTGGGTGTCTTCGGAACGCTGGACCTCAACCGCCATGTGTTCGGCGAGGTGGGGCTCGACTTCTACAGCGCGGCGCCAGAGACCAACGAACAGGGGCTGGATCGAGTCTCCACCCACGGCACCTTGGGTGTCGGCTTTCGCATGCTGCCAGACTTCATCGTGAGCCCGTACGCGGAGCTCGGTGGTGGCGTGGAGCTCACGCGCATCGAAGCGCTTCAGGACGGTGAGGCGGTGATGAGCCACTCCGCCGTGTATCCGGTCGGATACATCGGCTTTGGGTTGGAGATCAACGCGACTGACAACTTGAAGCTCGGAGGGGCGTTTCGCATGCTCGCTACGACGCTCCCCGTCTACGGCGAGTCTCAGGGTGATGGCAGCTGGAAGTGGAACGACACGACGGTGAGTGGCGGTGGTCGCATCGAGACCCAGTCGGATTTCGCTGCTCAAGCTCAGCTGTTCGTTCGCTACGCCCTCTGA
- a CDS encoding protein kinase, whose protein sequence is MDHDEETLAEPRPRYPSRPDELGDLPSAMSGMERELGSDPTVSTGFPRSESLPPRPLSEPPASGVTTHSSLTTTLVRRREEAERARALSVVAGIGALGTIAALLIGDRASPSLWVAVAWLTFTALGSVVGYVMDRMGYPIGPRRLLTMGLLATVGVLALIVHIGVFSLAVVPLFVGTYYFGMTDAQRDGWAFFGVGAGGYSVLVVLSMLGVLDPASALLSLREPPDRTAGSIAVVIVGFLGLTFWLARRTRAATLEAMARVERAQRQLRGREALLNEARADLGRALEHARLGRFSGHEIDGYVLGDVIGRGGMGEVYRAESIDGGIPVAFKVLHAFAAADPAHVERLMRECEITRGMDSKHIVRVLGSGTASDGTPYLIMELLHGRDLGELLRETRRLSLQQTLELTEHVAEALNVARAHGVVHRDLKPQNLFRTEEDGGAYWKVLDFGVSKLQGSNATLTRGSTIGTPSYMAPEQARGRDVDHRADIFALGVNVYRALTGRPAFTGPDMMATLYNVVHVQPVRPSDVVRLGTPEQERALDFVLALALAKDPARRFSSATLFAAALRDASQGRLDQRLEVDAQALIQAQPWGRDVSEPTESVPPEA, encoded by the coding sequence ATGGATCACGACGAGGAAACGCTCGCAGAGCCGCGACCGCGCTATCCAAGTCGCCCAGATGAACTGGGTGACTTGCCGTCCGCCATGAGCGGAATGGAGCGCGAGCTCGGCAGCGATCCAACCGTGAGCACTGGCTTTCCCCGAAGCGAGTCCTTGCCGCCACGACCCCTCAGCGAACCACCCGCGAGCGGCGTGACCACTCACTCATCGCTCACCACCACACTCGTACGTCGAAGAGAGGAAGCCGAGCGCGCCAGGGCACTGAGCGTGGTGGCTGGCATCGGCGCCCTCGGCACCATCGCCGCGCTGTTGATCGGTGACCGCGCGTCCCCTTCGCTGTGGGTCGCCGTCGCCTGGTTGACCTTCACGGCCCTCGGCTCCGTGGTTGGCTACGTGATGGACCGCATGGGGTACCCCATCGGTCCGCGCCGCCTGCTCACCATGGGCTTGCTCGCTACCGTCGGTGTCCTCGCGCTGATCGTGCACATCGGCGTCTTTTCCTTGGCGGTCGTGCCGCTCTTCGTCGGCACCTACTACTTCGGCATGACCGACGCCCAACGGGATGGCTGGGCGTTCTTTGGCGTCGGGGCAGGCGGCTACTCGGTGCTCGTCGTGCTCAGCATGTTAGGCGTGCTGGATCCGGCGAGCGCACTCCTTTCCCTGCGGGAACCGCCAGACCGCACAGCGGGCAGCATCGCTGTGGTGATCGTCGGCTTCCTTGGACTCACCTTCTGGCTGGCGCGGCGGACGCGAGCGGCAACCCTGGAAGCCATGGCTCGGGTCGAACGCGCCCAGCGCCAGCTCCGTGGGCGCGAGGCGCTGCTCAACGAGGCGCGCGCCGACCTTGGGCGAGCGCTGGAACATGCGCGCCTCGGACGCTTCAGCGGACACGAGATCGACGGCTACGTGCTCGGCGATGTGATTGGTCGGGGCGGGATGGGTGAGGTATACCGCGCGGAATCAATTGACGGCGGCATCCCTGTCGCCTTCAAGGTGCTGCATGCGTTTGCCGCCGCCGACCCAGCGCACGTCGAGCGGCTGATGCGCGAATGCGAAATCACTCGGGGCATGGACTCCAAGCACATCGTGCGCGTGCTTGGCTCTGGCACCGCCAGCGACGGCACCCCGTATTTGATCATGGAGCTGCTTCACGGACGGGATTTGGGGGAGCTGCTCCGCGAGACACGCCGCTTGTCGCTGCAGCAGACGCTGGAGCTGACTGAGCACGTGGCAGAGGCGCTGAACGTCGCGCGCGCCCACGGCGTGGTGCACCGGGACCTCAAGCCCCAGAACCTATTCCGCACGGAAGAGGACGGCGGCGCCTACTGGAAGGTGCTCGACTTCGGCGTCTCCAAGCTCCAGGGCTCCAACGCGACGCTTACCCGCGGCTCGACCATCGGCACCCCGAGCTACATGGCGCCGGAGCAAGCCAGAGGGCGCGACGTGGACCACCGCGCGGACATCTTCGCGCTGGGCGTCAACGTGTATCGCGCCCTGACGGGCCGCCCCGCCTTCACCGGGCCCGACATGATGGCGACGCTCTACAACGTCGTGCATGTACAACCCGTTCGCCCGTCGGACGTCGTGCGTCTGGGCACTCCAGAGCAGGAGCGCGCCTTGGATTTCGTGTTGGCCCTGGCGCTTGCAAAAGACCCAGCTCGCCGCTTCTCCAGCGCGACGCTGTTCGCCGCAGCGCTTCGCGACGCGAGCCAAGGCCGCCTCGACCAGCGCCTGGAAGTCGACGCGCAAGCGCTCATCCAGGCGCAGCCCTGGGGGCGGGACGTGTCGGAGCCCACGGAGAGCGTGCCTCCCGAAGCGTGA